From Solanum stenotomum isolate F172 chromosome 2, ASM1918654v1, whole genome shotgun sequence:
TTTCCTGTTGCTGGCATATACAACAACTATGAGATTTTTTCTGAACATGAGCGGAGTGCATGCCAAGGAATGTGTAAGATTTACTGATATGTTGGCAATCCCAGAAAGTCAGGAAAGATCTGAAGAAAATCTAAGGAGCTATTTTAAAGATTAGatgtattcaaaatttaattcttttGGTGTGAGGGAGATATAGTAGATAACGGTGTTTTTGGAATGTAAGTGATAGTGCTATGCAGTAGCTAATGATTTTTGTGTACCTCCTTGCTACTTTTGTTGATGAAACATTACCTTATCAAAAAGAATCTGTTATGTCTGATTTATAGGTTGATTTTGTAAGATTTTGGCTGTCATTCATGGTACCAATAGATTGATTTGATGAagctttttcttattttttattatagtgtCAAAAGAGAGTTTGCATTGCAAAAGATCGCATAAGTCAGTTACCCGATGAAGTTTTGGTACATATACTATCTTTTCTTACTGTTGAAGAAGCAGCTAACACAAGTGTCCTCTCAAGGCGGTGGCTAAGCTTGTGGAGATACATTGATCGGCTTGATTTTGATGCTACCAAACCCTTGGATAAAGTAGCCTTGCAACCCCAGCTACAGAAAAGGCAAATGAAGAAGTATCTTAGATGGGTCAGTTGTACTTTGCAAATGTGTAAAGGGCAGAGACTAGACCAATTTCGGGTTTGTTTTGATTTGAACAAATCTGCGCGGCATGAGATTGATAAATGGATTGAATTTGCGTTTTCTAGGAATGTTCAAAGACTAGAGTTAGACTTATTAAAGGGTGGAGACTACATCCGTACTTTTGAGAACTGTTATACTTTTCCAGCATGGCTCCTTGGTCTTGGTGATTCTGCTGACTCTTCTTCTTGCATACCTCATTCTAATGACCTCCAAATACTCTCACCTGTCAAGCAGAACTTCAAGTCTCTAAAAGTGCTGCTATTTAAATCAGTAAATGTCACGGGcaaagttcttgagttctttcTACACAATTGTCCATTTCTTGAAACAATGGTAGTTCATAGATCAGGAACTTTGGTAAATTTGGAAGTTGTTGGTCCGTCCCTCAAGTTGAGACACTTGGATATACAGTACTGCTACGATGTTGAATCACTTAAAATTTGTGATACAAACCTTGTAACATTAAGGACTTCAGCAGGAGCGAAATTA
This genomic window contains:
- the LOC125855453 gene encoding putative F-box/LRR-repeat protein At5g02700, yielding MAKRLQSFALNKCQKRVCIAKDRISQLPDEVLVHILSFLTVEEAANTSVLSRRWLSLWRYIDRLDFDATKPLDKVALQPQLQKRQMKKYLRWVSCTLQMCKGQRLDQFRVCFDLNKSARHEIDKWIEFAFSRNVQRLELDLLKGGDYIRTFENCYTFPAWLLGLGDSADSSSCIPHSNDLQILSPVKQNFKSLKVLLFKSVNVTGKVLEFFLHNCPFLETMVVHRSGTLVNLEVVGPSLKLRHLDIQYCYDVESLKICDTNLVTLRTSAGAKLLLKNVPMLVEVEISSAEFIHFLKDISSCLSCVISQLVVLHIHVLHSWCNLS